Sequence from the Solidesulfovibrio sp. genome:
CATCACCGCGGCCAAGAAGGCCGGGACCACGCTGTCCACCGTGCCGACCACCGGAACCGTCACCGACATCCAGATCAAGGATTTCAGGATCGATCCCCAGGCGACCAGCACCGTGACCATGATCGCCAACCTCGACAGCACCGCCGAAACGGGCGATCTCGACGCGACGGACCCCTATTTCACCATGTTCAAGAGCTACGACGCCACGAGCGACCCCACCGTGTCGGATTACGACTACTCCAGCCAGATCACGGTGTACGATTCGGAAGGCGGCGCCCACGAACTCACCACCTACTATTCCAAGGTGAAGGACGCCAACGGCAAGGAATACTGGGAATACATGGTGACCGTCCCCCCCGGGGAGGACGGCAGCAGCGCAACCGACGGCACGACCAAGGACGGCGTGCTCATGATCGGCACCATGACGTTTTCCTCCCAGGGCGAGATGGAAAACCTGACCGCCTTCAGCCCCTCGGGCAGCGACCCGACAAACCTGTCCAACTGGACCCAGGCTTCCGTCGACAGCAATGGCGTGCCGCAGCTCAACGCCTCGTTCGTTTCCACCACCAACAGTCCCACGGTCCTCGCCAGCCAAGCCATCAGCTACAAGACCGGCCTGACCAGCACGGACGGCGCCTGGAGTGCCCGCGCGCCGGCCAGCGCCGCCGCCATCGGCGACGTGGCCGCGGCCAACGCCGGCTACGACTCCTCGACCACCAAAAACGCCGTCACCTGCACCACCAACTACGCCACCTCGTCCTACACCCTGTCCTCCAACCAGGACGGCTACCCCTCGGGGGAACTCGAAAGCACCAGCGTCGATGAAAACGGCGTCGTCTCCGGCACCTTCTCCAACGGCCAGACCAAGCAGCTGTGGGTGGTGGCCCTGGCCGACTTCAAGAGCCCGACCGACCTCTACCGCGAAGGCAACAACCTGCTCTCGGCCACGGAGGCCTCGGGCACGGCCAGCATCGGCCGGGCCAACACCGGCGTGTTCGACGGCATCGCCGGCTACACCCTGGAATCGTCCAACGTGGACCTGGCCACGGAAATGGTCAACCTCATCACCTTGCAGCGGGCCTTCCAGTCCAACTCCAAGGTGGTGAGCACGGCCGACGAGATGATGCAAAAGGCCCTGGAGATCAAGCACTAGCGAGCCGGCCGTCAGCCGCCGTACTGCTTGCGCCATTCGTCCAGGAACAGCAGGCTCGTCTCCAGGGGCGCAAGCACGCCCTGCCTGGCCCGCACGGCCACGACCAGGTCGTCGAAGGACACGTCCGGCGGCAGGGACAGCTCCCGCAACAGCGCCGCCACCTCCTCGCGCATGCCCTCGGGCAGCGCCGACAGCGCCGCCTCCCCCCGCTCGCCCGACGGCCAGCCGGAAAGACGCGAGGCGGCGAAATCCAGCAGGC
This genomic interval carries:
- a CDS encoding flagellar hook-basal body complex protein, which encodes MSAIWTGVSGMLSYSQGIATTSNNLANTNTTGYKSSRMLFADLISTMAGGTSDGSQIGMGVQVGSTSMDTGVGSLTSASNSMDMAIDGERGYFIVKNPDNDKTYYTRDGSFNFDTSGYLVSETGNQVQGWAVDQAAITAAKKAGTTLSTVPTTGTVTDIQIKDFRIDPQATSTVTMIANLDSTAETGDLDATDPYFTMFKSYDATSDPTVSDYDYSSQITVYDSEGGAHELTTYYSKVKDANGKEYWEYMVTVPPGEDGSSATDGTTKDGVLMIGTMTFSSQGEMENLTAFSPSGSDPTNLSNWTQASVDSNGVPQLNASFVSTTNSPTVLASQAISYKTGLTSTDGAWSARAPASAAAIGDVAAANAGYDSSTTKNAVTCTTNYATSSYTLSSNQDGYPSGELESTSVDENGVVSGTFSNGQTKQLWVVALADFKSPTDLYREGNNLLSATEASGTASIGRANTGVFDGIAGYTLESSNVDLATEMVNLITLQRAFQSNSKVVSTADEMMQKALEIKH